A portion of the Streptomyces erythrochromogenes genome contains these proteins:
- a CDS encoding HAD-IB family hydrolase, whose amino-acid sequence MVGAYARGVENQPLPHSSPRTAAFFDLDKTVIAKSSTLTFSKSFYQGGLINRRAVLRTAYIQFIFLAGGADHDQMERMREYLSALCKGWNVQQVREIVAETLHDLIDPIIYDEAASLIEAHHTAGRDVVIVSTSGAEVVEPIGEMLGADRVVATRMVVGEDGCFTGEIDYYAYGPTKAEAVRELAESEGYDLARCYAYSDSATDIPMLEAVGHPHAVNPDRALRREAAAREWPVLVFNRPVRLKQRFPGLSMPARPALIAAAAVGAAAATAGLVWYASRRRALALSAARSA is encoded by the coding sequence ATGGTGGGCGCATATGCTCGGGGCGTGGAAAATCAGCCCTTGCCGCACTCCTCTCCTCGCACCGCAGCCTTCTTCGACCTGGACAAGACGGTCATTGCGAAGTCGAGCACCTTGACGTTCAGCAAGTCCTTCTACCAAGGCGGCCTGATCAACCGGCGAGCCGTGTTGCGCACCGCCTACATCCAGTTCATCTTCCTGGCCGGCGGCGCCGACCACGATCAGATGGAACGGATGCGGGAGTACCTGTCCGCCCTCTGCAAGGGGTGGAACGTGCAGCAGGTGCGGGAGATCGTCGCGGAGACCCTGCACGACCTCATCGACCCGATCATCTACGACGAGGCCGCCTCCCTGATCGAGGCCCACCACACGGCGGGCCGGGACGTGGTGATCGTGTCGACCTCCGGCGCGGAGGTGGTCGAGCCCATCGGAGAGATGCTCGGCGCGGACCGGGTGGTCGCCACGCGCATGGTCGTGGGCGAGGACGGCTGCTTCACCGGCGAGATCGACTACTACGCCTATGGCCCCACCAAGGCGGAGGCCGTACGGGAGCTCGCCGAGTCGGAGGGCTACGACCTCGCCCGGTGCTACGCCTACAGTGACTCGGCGACCGACATCCCGATGCTGGAAGCGGTCGGGCACCCGCACGCCGTCAACCCCGACCGCGCGCTGCGCCGGGAGGCGGCGGCCCGCGAGTGGCCGGTGCTGGTCTTCAACCGCCCCGTGCGGCTGAAGCAGCGGTTCCCCGGGCTGTCGATGCCCGCACGCCCGGCACTGATCGCCGCGGCCGCCGTGGGCGCGGCGGCCGCCACCGCCGGGCTGGTCTGGTACGCGAGCCGCCGCCGGGCCCTCGCCCTGTCGGCCGCCCGCTCCGCCTGA
- the nhaA gene encoding Na+/H+ antiporter NhaA — protein MAAPSPTDHKSRKLLGRLSLPESRYIADALRAETVGGVLLLVAAIAALLWANIPAISDSYASVRSFHIGPASLGLDLSLQHWAADGLLAIFFFVAGIELKRELVAGDLRDPKAAALPVIAALCGMAAPALVYALVNVAGNGSMDGWAVPTATDIAFALAVLAVIGTSLPSALRAFLLTLAVVDDLFAILIIAVFFTSEIDFLALGGALVGLVLFWFLLRRGVRGWYVYIPLALVIWGLMYNSGVHATIAGVAMGLMLRCTRREGERTSPGEHIEHLVRPVSAGLAVPLFALFSAGVSLSDEAIAQVFTRPETLGVVLGLVVGKAVGIFGGTWLAARFTKAELNEDLAWPDVLAVASLAGIGFTVSLLIGELAFAGDATLTDEIKAAVLIGSLIAAVIACVLLKLRNRRYRELTEAEERDEDHDGIPDIYEEDKPDYHLRMAKIYEDRAAEHRRKAEKAAAAAPQTAAGSTTEADRPA, from the coding sequence GTGGCCGCGCCCAGCCCCACCGACCACAAGAGCCGCAAGCTGCTCGGCCGCCTCTCGCTGCCCGAGAGCCGCTACATCGCCGATGCCCTGCGGGCCGAGACGGTGGGCGGCGTCCTGTTGCTCGTGGCCGCGATCGCCGCCCTGCTGTGGGCCAACATCCCCGCCATCTCGGACAGCTACGCGAGCGTCCGGTCCTTCCACATCGGCCCCGCCTCCCTCGGCCTGGACCTCTCGCTCCAGCACTGGGCCGCCGACGGGCTCCTCGCCATCTTCTTCTTCGTCGCCGGCATCGAGCTCAAGCGCGAGCTCGTCGCGGGCGATCTGCGCGACCCCAAGGCCGCCGCGCTCCCGGTGATCGCCGCGCTCTGCGGCATGGCCGCGCCCGCGTTGGTCTACGCACTGGTCAACGTCGCCGGCAACGGCTCGATGGACGGCTGGGCGGTCCCGACGGCCACCGACATCGCCTTCGCACTCGCCGTCCTCGCCGTCATCGGCACCTCCCTGCCCTCGGCCCTGCGCGCCTTCCTGCTGACCCTCGCCGTCGTCGACGACCTCTTCGCCATCCTGATCATCGCCGTGTTCTTCACCAGCGAGATCGACTTCCTGGCGCTCGGCGGCGCGCTCGTGGGACTGGTCCTCTTCTGGTTCCTGCTCCGCCGCGGTGTCCGGGGCTGGTACGTCTACATCCCGCTCGCCCTGGTCATCTGGGGGCTGATGTACAACAGCGGCGTCCACGCCACCATCGCCGGCGTCGCCATGGGCCTGATGCTCCGCTGCACCCGCAGGGAAGGCGAGCGGACCTCACCCGGTGAGCACATCGAGCACCTGGTGCGGCCCGTTTCGGCCGGTCTCGCCGTGCCCCTCTTCGCGCTCTTCTCCGCCGGCGTCTCGCTCTCCGACGAGGCCATCGCGCAGGTCTTCACCCGCCCCGAGACCCTCGGCGTCGTCCTCGGCCTCGTCGTCGGCAAGGCCGTGGGCATCTTCGGCGGAACCTGGCTGGCCGCCCGCTTCACCAAGGCCGAGCTGAACGAGGACCTGGCCTGGCCCGACGTACTCGCCGTGGCCTCGCTCGCCGGCATCGGCTTCACCGTCTCCCTCCTCATCGGCGAGCTCGCCTTCGCCGGCGACGCGACCCTCACCGACGAGATCAAGGCCGCCGTCCTGATCGGCTCCCTCATCGCCGCCGTCATCGCATGCGTCCTGCTCAAGCTCCGCAACCGCCGCTACCGCGAGCTCACCGAGGCCGAGGAGCGCGACGAGGACCACGACGGCATCCCGGACATCTACGAGGAGGACAAGCCCGACTACCACCTGCGGATGGCGAAGATCTACGAGGACCGGGCCGCGGAACACCGCCGCAAGGCGGAGAAGGCGGCCGCCGCCGCGCCCCAAACCGCAGCCGGGTCCACCACCGAGGCCGACCGTCCGGCATGA
- the acs gene encoding acetate--CoA ligase: protein MPGDTTDTLGKGDVVSNESLANLLKEERRFAPPADLAAAANMKEAAYARADADRLGFWAEQARRLTWATEPTETLDWTNPPFAKWFADGKLNVAYNCVDRHVEAGNGDRVALHFEGEPGDSRAITYAELKDEVSRAANALTELGVEAGDRVAVYLPMIPEAVVAMLACARIGAAHSVVFGGFSADAVASRIQDADAKLVITADGGYRRGKPSALKPAIDEAVAKCPQVEHVLVVRRTGQDTAFTEGRDVWWHEVVARQSAEHTPQAFDAEHPLFILYTSGTTGKPKGILHTSGGYLTQAAYTHHAVFDLKPESDVYWCTADIGWVTGHSYIVYGPLANGATQVMYEGTPDTPHQGRFWEVVQKYGVTILYTAPTAIRTFMKWGDDIPAKFDLSSLRVLGSVGEPINPEAWIWYRKHIGGDRCPIVDTWWQTETGAMMISPLPGVTHTKPGSAQRALPGISATVVDDEAHEVPNGGGGYLVLTEPWPSMLRTIWGDDQRFIDTYWSRFEGKYFAGDGAKKDDDGDIWLLGRVDDVMLVSGHNISTTEVESALVSHPSVAEAAVVGAADETTGQAIVAFVILRGSASETENLVADLRNHVGSTLGPIAKPKRILPVQELPKTRSGKIMRRLLRDVAENRAVGDVTTLADSSVMDLIQSKLPAAAGSED from the coding sequence ATGCCCGGGGACACAACGGACACCCTGGGAAAGGGAGATGTCGTGAGCAATGAAAGCCTGGCCAATCTGCTCAAGGAGGAGCGGCGGTTCGCACCGCCCGCCGATCTGGCCGCCGCCGCCAATATGAAAGAGGCTGCGTACGCACGGGCCGACGCGGACCGGCTGGGCTTCTGGGCCGAGCAGGCCCGGCGGCTGACCTGGGCCACCGAGCCGACCGAGACGCTCGACTGGACGAACCCGCCCTTCGCGAAGTGGTTCGCCGACGGCAAGCTGAACGTCGCGTACAACTGCGTGGACCGCCACGTCGAGGCCGGCAACGGCGACCGCGTCGCCCTCCACTTCGAGGGCGAGCCCGGCGACAGCCGCGCGATCACCTACGCCGAGCTCAAGGACGAGGTCTCCAGGGCCGCCAACGCCCTGACCGAGCTGGGTGTCGAGGCCGGCGACCGCGTCGCCGTCTACCTCCCGATGATCCCCGAGGCGGTCGTCGCGATGCTCGCGTGCGCCCGTATCGGCGCCGCGCACTCCGTGGTCTTCGGCGGCTTCTCCGCCGACGCCGTCGCCTCCCGGATCCAGGACGCCGACGCCAAGCTGGTCATCACCGCCGACGGCGGCTACCGCCGCGGCAAGCCCAGCGCCCTGAAGCCCGCCATCGACGAGGCCGTCGCCAAGTGCCCGCAGGTCGAGCACGTGCTCGTCGTACGCCGCACCGGCCAGGACACCGCCTTCACCGAGGGCCGCGACGTCTGGTGGCACGAGGTGGTCGCCCGCCAGTCCGCCGAGCACACCCCGCAGGCCTTCGACGCCGAGCACCCGCTCTTCATCCTCTACACCTCGGGGACCACGGGTAAGCCGAAGGGCATCCTGCACACCTCCGGCGGCTACCTCACGCAGGCGGCGTACACCCACCACGCGGTCTTCGACCTGAAGCCGGAGAGCGACGTCTACTGGTGCACGGCCGACATCGGCTGGGTGACCGGGCACTCCTACATCGTCTACGGGCCGCTCGCGAACGGCGCCACGCAGGTCATGTACGAGGGCACGCCGGACACCCCGCACCAGGGCCGCTTCTGGGAGGTCGTGCAGAAGTACGGCGTCACGATCCTCTACACGGCGCCCACGGCCATCCGCACCTTCATGAAGTGGGGCGACGACATCCCCGCGAAGTTCGACCTGTCGAGCCTGCGCGTGCTGGGCTCGGTCGGCGAGCCGATCAACCCCGAGGCCTGGATCTGGTACCGCAAGCACATCGGCGGCGACCGCTGCCCGATCGTGGACACCTGGTGGCAGACCGAGACCGGCGCGATGATGATCTCCCCGCTGCCGGGCGTCACGCACACCAAGCCGGGCTCCGCCCAGCGCGCCCTGCCCGGAATCTCCGCCACCGTCGTGGACGACGAGGCGCACGAGGTCCCGAACGGCGGAGGCGGCTACCTGGTCCTCACCGAGCCGTGGCCGTCGATGCTGCGCACCATCTGGGGCGACGACCAGCGCTTCATCGACACCTACTGGTCGCGGTTCGAGGGCAAGTACTTCGCGGGCGACGGCGCGAAGAAGGACGACGACGGCGACATCTGGCTGCTGGGCCGGGTGGACGACGTGATGCTGGTGTCCGGTCACAACATCTCGACCACCGAGGTCGAGTCTGCGCTCGTCTCGCACCCCTCGGTCGCCGAGGCGGCCGTGGTCGGCGCCGCCGACGAGACCACAGGCCAGGCCATCGTGGCCTTCGTCATCCTGCGCGGCAGCGCCTCCGAGACCGAGAACCTGGTCGCGGACCTGCGCAACCACGTGGGCAGCACGCTCGGCCCGATCGCCAAGCCCAAGCGGATCCTGCCGGTCCAGGAGCTGCCGAAGACCCGCTCGGGCAAGATCATGCGCCGCCTGCTGCGCGACGTGGCGGAGAACCGGGCGGTCGGCGACGTCACCACGCTCGCCGACTCCTCGGTCATGGACCTCATCCAGAGCAAGCTCCCGGCGGCCGCCGGCAGCGAGGACTGA
- a CDS encoding bifunctional SulP family inorganic anion transporter/carbonic anhydrase, which yields MTATSPTRTPQGVRKDLPADLSASIAVFLIAMPLSLGIALATGAPLQAGLVAAAVGGIVAGRLGGAPLQVSGPAAGLTVVTAELIQRYGWRTTCAITVLAGVCQLGLAALRTARSALMVSPAIVHGMLAGIGVTIALAQLHIVLGGTPQSSAVANVLGLPGQLADLHPVALGISALTLVVLLGWPRLPGRTGRALRKVPAPLAAVATATAFAALAGLSLPRVDLPSWRSHALPEMPEGPVLGLIAAVLTITLVGSVESLLSAVATDKLIASERGTDNRPPRADLDRELRGQGAANIVSGALGGLPITGVAVRSVANVKSGAASRKSSMMHGFWVLLAAFLLVPLLDLIPLATLAALVMAVGVQMVSITHLRSVTRHREALVYGTTIVAVVLGGVLEGVAVGIAVAVALALHRLTRTRITLERLDSGVHRVRARGQLTFLAVPRLSRVLNQIPHDTHAVVELDGSFMDHAAYETIQDWQQSHLAHGGSLEVTGRSGQAARITGADPGAAGKAGSPGGADGADGADGVGGAHRSGRGHDARHAEGGHPGERSRRAQQRGTHQCCRPWTPWQNHCDHRAPSTRTATAATMAEAAAAEDGGAQDLSPTPRRRGAGQLASGISAFQRDTAPHVRDELARLAREGQRPSQLFITCADSRLVTSMITASGPGDLFTVRNVGNLVPLPGAESTDDSVAAAIEYAVDVLQVDSITVCGHSGCGAMQALLSSAPGVAMTPLRRWLRHGLPSLARMASRHHAWARIAGRLPADAVEQLCLTNVVQQLEHLRAHESVARRLSEGTLELHGMYFHVGEAQAYLLSEGEDFFDCRVFDTVGQHV from the coding sequence ATGACAGCCACTTCCCCCACACGCACACCCCAAGGGGTTCGCAAGGACCTCCCCGCGGACCTCTCCGCCTCCATCGCCGTCTTCCTGATCGCCATGCCGCTCTCCCTCGGCATCGCCCTGGCCACCGGAGCGCCGCTCCAGGCGGGCCTGGTGGCGGCCGCGGTGGGCGGGATCGTCGCCGGACGCCTGGGCGGCGCTCCGCTCCAGGTCAGCGGGCCCGCCGCCGGACTCACCGTGGTCACCGCGGAGTTGATCCAGCGCTACGGGTGGCGCACCACGTGCGCCATCACCGTGCTCGCCGGGGTCTGCCAACTCGGCCTCGCCGCCCTGCGCACCGCCCGGTCCGCGCTCATGGTCAGCCCGGCCATCGTGCACGGCATGCTCGCGGGCATCGGCGTGACCATCGCGCTGGCCCAGCTGCACATCGTGCTCGGCGGCACCCCGCAGAGCTCGGCCGTGGCGAACGTCCTCGGTCTGCCCGGCCAGTTGGCCGACCTGCACCCCGTGGCGCTCGGCATCAGCGCGCTGACCCTGGTCGTCCTCCTCGGCTGGCCGCGGCTGCCCGGGCGGACGGGCCGCGCCCTGCGCAAGGTGCCGGCACCCCTCGCCGCCGTCGCCACGGCCACCGCCTTCGCCGCACTGGCCGGGCTCAGCCTGCCCCGGGTGGACCTGCCGTCCTGGCGCAGCCACGCCCTTCCCGAAATGCCCGAAGGGCCGGTCCTCGGCCTCATCGCCGCCGTATTGACCATCACCCTGGTCGGAAGCGTGGAGTCCCTGCTCTCCGCGGTCGCGACCGACAAGCTGATCGCCTCCGAGCGCGGCACGGACAACCGCCCGCCGCGCGCCGACCTCGACCGGGAACTGCGCGGTCAGGGCGCGGCGAACATCGTCTCCGGAGCCCTGGGCGGTCTGCCCATCACGGGTGTGGCCGTGCGCAGCGTGGCGAACGTCAAGTCCGGTGCGGCCAGCCGCAAGTCGTCCATGATGCACGGGTTCTGGGTGCTGCTCGCGGCGTTCCTGCTGGTCCCGCTCCTCGACCTGATCCCGCTGGCCACGCTGGCCGCCCTGGTCATGGCGGTGGGCGTGCAGATGGTCAGTATCACGCACCTGCGCAGCGTCACCCGGCACCGCGAGGCCCTCGTCTACGGGACGACCATCGTGGCCGTGGTGCTCGGCGGGGTGCTGGAGGGCGTGGCCGTGGGCATCGCGGTGGCCGTCGCCCTGGCCCTGCACCGGCTCACCCGGACCCGGATCACGCTGGAGCGGCTGGACAGCGGTGTCCACCGGGTGCGGGCGCGCGGGCAGTTGACCTTCCTGGCGGTGCCGCGGCTGAGCCGGGTGCTCAACCAGATCCCGCACGACACGCACGCCGTGGTGGAGCTCGACGGCTCCTTCATGGACCACGCGGCCTACGAGACGATCCAGGACTGGCAGCAGTCACACCTGGCGCACGGGGGATCCCTGGAGGTCACCGGCCGCTCGGGCCAGGCGGCCCGGATCACCGGAGCGGACCCGGGCGCGGCCGGCAAGGCCGGCTCCCCCGGCGGAGCGGACGGGGCCGACGGGGCCGACGGCGTCGGCGGGGCCCACAGGTCCGGGCGCGGCCACGACGCCCGCCATGCCGAGGGCGGCCACCCGGGCGAGCGGTCCCGCCGCGCCCAGCAGCGCGGGACGCACCAGTGCTGCCGCCCCTGGACCCCCTGGCAGAACCACTGCGACCACCGCGCGCCCTCCACCCGTACGGCCACGGCCGCGACCATGGCGGAAGCGGCGGCCGCGGAGGACGGCGGGGCGCAAGACCTCTCGCCGACGCCCCGGCGGCGCGGCGCGGGCCAACTGGCCAGCGGGATCAGCGCGTTCCAGCGCGACACCGCACCCCACGTACGCGACGAGCTGGCCCGGCTGGCCCGCGAGGGCCAGCGGCCCTCGCAGCTCTTCATCACCTGCGCTGACTCCCGACTGGTGACAAGCATGATCACGGCGAGCGGCCCGGGAGACCTGTTCACCGTGCGCAACGTCGGCAATCTGGTGCCGCTGCCCGGCGCGGAGTCCACGGACGACTCCGTCGCGGCGGCCATCGAGTACGCGGTGGACGTGCTGCAGGTGGACAGCATCACGGTCTGCGGGCACTCGGGCTGCGGGGCCATGCAGGCCCTGCTCAGCTCCGCGCCCGGGGTCGCGATGACCCCGCTGCGCCGCTGGCTGCGGCACGGGCTGCCCAGCCTGGCGCGGATGGCCAGCCGCCACCACGCCTGGGCCCGGATCGCGGGCCGACTCCCCGCGGACGCCGTGGAGCAGCTGTGCCTGACGAATGTGGTCCAGCAGCTGGAGCACCTGAGGGCCCACGAATCGGTGGCCAGGCGGCTCTCCGAGGGCACCCTGGAGCTGCACGGGATGTACTTCCACGTGGGTGAGGCCCAGGCGTACCTGCTGTCCGAGGGCGAGGACTTCTTCGACTGCAGGGTCTTCGACACCGTCGGCCAGCACGTCTGA
- a CDS encoding ATP-binding protein — protein MKIAFVGKGGSGKTTLSSLFIRHLAANEAPVVAVDADINQHLGAALGLAEDDAAALPALGAHLPLIKEYLRGSNPRIASADMMIKTTPPGRGSRLLRVTEDNPVYEACARTVLLDGEPVRLMATGPFTEADLGVACYHSKVGAVELCLNHLVDGPDEYVVVDMTAGSDSFASGMFTRFDVTFLVAEPTRKGVSVYRQYKDYARDFGVALKVVGNKVQGPEDIEFLQDEVGEDLLVTVGHSDWVRAMEKGRPASFELLEATNRFALQSLQDAADDSYAHRDWDRYTEQMVSFHLKNAESWGNAKTGADLADQVDPGFVLREGLDALGAFDGGAGVEEIVSPRPQSPRPAPQPA, from the coding sequence ATGAAGATCGCTTTCGTGGGAAAGGGCGGCAGCGGCAAGACGACCCTGTCCTCCCTCTTCATCCGCCACCTCGCAGCCAATGAAGCCCCCGTCGTCGCGGTGGACGCCGACATCAACCAGCACCTGGGCGCCGCGCTCGGGCTCGCCGAGGACGATGCCGCCGCACTGCCCGCCCTGGGCGCGCACCTGCCCCTGATCAAGGAGTACCTGCGGGGCTCCAACCCGCGCATCGCGTCCGCCGACATGATGATCAAGACCACACCGCCCGGCCGGGGCTCGCGCCTGCTGCGCGTCACCGAGGACAACCCGGTGTACGAGGCCTGCGCGCGCACGGTCCTGCTCGACGGGGAGCCCGTACGCCTCATGGCCACCGGGCCGTTCACCGAGGCCGATCTGGGTGTGGCCTGCTACCACTCCAAGGTCGGAGCGGTCGAACTCTGCCTCAACCACCTGGTCGACGGACCGGACGAGTACGTGGTCGTCGACATGACGGCGGGCTCCGACTCCTTCGCCTCGGGCATGTTCACCCGCTTCGACGTGACCTTCCTGGTCGCCGAACCGACCCGCAAGGGCGTCTCCGTCTACCGCCAGTACAAGGATTACGCGCGGGACTTCGGGGTCGCGCTCAAGGTCGTCGGCAACAAGGTGCAGGGCCCGGAGGACATCGAGTTCCTCCAGGACGAGGTCGGCGAGGACCTGCTGGTCACCGTCGGGCACTCCGACTGGGTAAGGGCGATGGAGAAGGGACGCCCGGCCTCCTTCGAACTGCTGGAGGCGACCAACCGGTTCGCCCTCCAGTCGCTCCAGGACGCCGCCGACGACTCGTACGCGCACCGCGACTGGGACCGGTACACCGAGCAGATGGTGAGCTTCCACCTCAAGAACGCGGAGAGCTGGGGGAACGCCAAGACCGGGGCCGACCTGGCGGACCAGGTCGACCCCGGCTTCGTCCTGCGCGAGGGCCTGGACGCCCTCGGCGCGTTCGACGGCGGCGCGGGCGTCGAGGAGATCGTCAGCCCTCGTCCCCAGTCTCCTCGGCCGGCTCCGCAGCCGGCTTGA
- a CDS encoding polysaccharide deacetylase family protein, with amino-acid sequence MIAATKKIAGGLVATALVLGVAGCTASEPAKSPAAGGPNARKGAAEAPGSVNRPIGDGSTAYTGPQPNVQKPQKMKPGEKPPQFVVFSWDGAGEDSQKLFSHFRDVGKKYNARMTYFLSGVYMLPEEKRFLYTAPQHSPGRSDIGFGDLQGIKDTATQVRAAWLEGNEIGTHFNGHFCGPDGGVGTWSVDEWKSEIDQAKSFVKNWKTNAGLKQEESLPFDYDKELIGARTPCLEGQKNFMLAAKGMGFRYDSSGISKQIWPKKTDGLWDIPLQLVPMPGRAFDTLSMDYNYMVNQSGTTSQGDPSQHTYWGDQMRDGLRQAFDRVYQGNRAPLIIGNHFESWNGGTYMRAVEESIKGMCTQKEVRCVPFRELVDWLDAQDPKALEWMRTLDVGEAPKEGWTKFLTAGPPAPPAAPAGVKPAAEPAEETGDEG; translated from the coding sequence ATGATCGCCGCCACGAAGAAGATCGCCGGCGGCCTGGTCGCCACGGCGCTGGTCCTGGGCGTCGCCGGGTGCACCGCCTCGGAACCCGCGAAGTCCCCGGCCGCCGGAGGCCCGAACGCGCGCAAGGGCGCCGCCGAGGCCCCCGGCAGTGTCAATCGCCCCATCGGCGACGGTTCGACCGCGTACACCGGACCGCAGCCGAACGTGCAGAAGCCGCAGAAGATGAAGCCGGGGGAGAAGCCCCCGCAGTTCGTCGTGTTCTCGTGGGACGGGGCCGGCGAGGACAGCCAGAAGCTCTTCTCGCACTTCCGCGACGTCGGCAAGAAGTACAACGCCCGGATGACGTACTTCCTCAGCGGCGTGTACATGCTCCCTGAGGAGAAGCGTTTCCTCTACACCGCTCCGCAGCACTCGCCCGGCCGCTCCGACATCGGATTCGGCGACCTCCAGGGCATCAAGGACACCGCCACCCAGGTCCGCGCGGCCTGGCTGGAGGGCAACGAGATCGGCACCCACTTCAACGGGCACTTCTGCGGGCCCGACGGCGGCGTCGGCACCTGGTCCGTGGACGAGTGGAAGAGCGAGATCGACCAGGCCAAGTCCTTCGTCAAGAACTGGAAGACCAACGCGGGCCTGAAGCAGGAGGAGTCGCTCCCCTTCGACTACGACAAGGAGCTCATCGGCGCCCGCACCCCCTGCCTCGAAGGCCAGAAGAACTTCATGCTGGCGGCGAAGGGCATGGGCTTCCGCTACGACTCCAGCGGGATCAGCAAGCAGATCTGGCCCAAGAAGACGGACGGGCTCTGGGACATCCCGCTCCAGCTGGTGCCCATGCCGGGCCGCGCCTTCGACACGCTGAGCATGGACTACAACTACATGGTCAACCAGTCGGGGACGACCTCGCAGGGCGACCCGTCCCAGCACACCTACTGGGGCGACCAGATGCGCGACGGCCTGCGGCAGGCCTTCGACCGCGTCTACCAGGGCAACCGCGCGCCGCTGATCATCGGCAACCACTTCGAGTCCTGGAACGGCGGCACCTACATGCGCGCCGTCGAAGAGTCGATCAAGGGCATGTGCACCCAGAAGGAGGTCCGCTGCGTGCCGTTCCGGGAGCTGGTGGACTGGCTGGACGCCCAGGACCCGAAGGCCCTGGAGTGGATGCGCACCCTCGACGTCGGCGAGGCGCCGAAGGAGGGCTGGACGAAGTTCCTGACCGCGGGGCCGCCGGCGCCGCCGGCCGCCCCCGCCGGCGTCAAGCCGGCTGCGGAGCCGGCCGAGGAGACTGGGGACGAGGGCTGA
- a CDS encoding Fic family protein, with product MSSASDPLAGLAGLPGVADSVDSVRKAVDRVYGHRVMRRRSGEITSEAALRGARGSAALSGADWALEEVRRRTDFGAEPEALTVGAALRLTAEAGQLLSIWRQSPLRVLARLHLVAVGSTAEGDVVGRPRLAGEPVVEPLVEAPLPGADEVAGRLDGLSRIVIAGGSAPALVTAAVVHGELLALRPFGSYNGLVARAAERIVLINSGLDPKAICPAEVGHAEQGTEAYLAAFEGYLSGTPEGMAAWIGHCGRAIELGVRESTAVCEALQRGAA from the coding sequence ATGAGTAGCGCTTCTGACCCGTTGGCCGGCCTGGCCGGGCTGCCGGGTGTCGCCGATTCCGTGGATTCCGTACGCAAGGCCGTGGACCGGGTCTACGGGCACCGGGTGATGCGCCGCCGCAGCGGTGAGATCACCTCGGAGGCCGCCCTGCGCGGCGCCCGCGGCAGCGCGGCGCTGTCCGGCGCGGACTGGGCGCTGGAGGAGGTGCGGCGGCGTACCGACTTCGGCGCGGAGCCGGAGGCGCTGACTGTCGGCGCCGCGCTGCGGCTCACGGCCGAGGCCGGCCAGCTGCTGAGCATCTGGCGCCAGTCGCCGCTGCGGGTCCTGGCGCGCCTGCACCTGGTGGCGGTCGGGTCGACGGCCGAAGGGGACGTGGTGGGCCGGCCGCGCCTGGCGGGCGAGCCGGTGGTGGAGCCGCTGGTGGAGGCGCCGCTGCCGGGGGCCGACGAGGTCGCCGGCCGCCTCGACGGCCTGTCCCGGATCGTCATCGCGGGCGGTTCGGCCCCTGCGCTGGTCACGGCGGCGGTGGTGCACGGCGAGCTGCTGGCCCTGCGGCCGTTCGGCTCGTACAACGGGCTGGTTGCGCGCGCGGCCGAGCGGATCGTCCTGATCAACAGCGGGCTGGACCCCAAGGCGATCTGCCCGGCGGAGGTCGGCCACGCGGAGCAGGGCACCGAGGCCTATCTGGCTGCCTTCGAGGGCTATCTCTCCGGAACCCCGGAGGGCATGGCGGCCTGGATCGGCCACTGCGGCCGTGCGATCGAGCTCGGGGTGCGGGAGTCGACGGCGGTCTGCGAGGCCCTGCAGCGCGGCGCGGCCTGA
- a CDS encoding phage holin family protein, whose product MSAVDQEAQGAERTLGQLVASATAEMSALVHDEIALAKAELREDVKRVGSGTASIAVAGVFAVFSLPVLTFAAAYGIHNLGLGLAWSFLIVGGAFLLIAGVLALIAVRKFKKVKPPEKSIASVKQTAALVGTVKPHPRPVSDKAVGVARSSS is encoded by the coding sequence ATGAGCGCAGTGGACCAAGAGGCGCAGGGAGCCGAGCGCACACTCGGCCAGCTGGTCGCCTCGGCCACCGCCGAGATGTCCGCCCTGGTTCACGACGAGATCGCCCTGGCGAAGGCGGAACTCCGCGAGGACGTCAAGCGCGTGGGCAGCGGTACCGCCTCCATCGCCGTCGCAGGAGTGTTCGCCGTCTTCTCCCTCCCGGTGCTGACCTTCGCCGCGGCGTACGGCATCCACAACCTGGGGCTCGGCCTGGCCTGGTCCTTCCTGATCGTCGGCGGCGCGTTCCTGCTGATCGCGGGCGTGCTCGCGCTGATCGCCGTACGGAAGTTCAAGAAGGTCAAGCCGCCGGAGAAGTCCATCGCCTCGGTCAAGCAGACCGCCGCGCTGGTCGGGACCGTCAAGCCGCACCCGCGGCCGGTCAGTGACAAGGCTGTGGGTGTGGCACGCTCGTCCTCATGA